The Petrocella atlantisensis genome has a window encoding:
- the sppA gene encoding signal peptide peptidase SppA, with protein sequence MNVKRWLAIGLAVVVFFSSLLISAIGNVLTKDVEITSLWESIMSETMSENILREGLTDQRIVVVEVTGIMLQGTQNYFTTQSYNHQKILSDLDQIIEDTSIKAVVIKVDTPGGGVYESAELRDKIKEMKELRDIPIYVVMESMATSGGYYISADADKIFASKETITGSIGVIMSGLNVSGLMEKYGVEDMTIKSGDLKDVGSATRPTTEEDLSVLQDLVDSMYERFVDVVADGRNMDRALVYEIADGRIYDGEQALDVGLIDAIGYYNQAMLDLESAYELENAQIFSYSSSEFPFLNDFMTEITMMIRGENLGSLGDINISGINSKQGFMYIYGGY encoded by the coding sequence ATGAATGTAAAAAGATGGTTAGCCATTGGATTAGCGGTGGTGGTATTTTTCTCATCACTTTTGATATCGGCAATTGGTAATGTATTGACGAAAGATGTGGAGATAACATCTTTATGGGAATCAATAATGAGTGAAACAATGTCGGAAAATATTTTGCGCGAGGGATTAACAGATCAAAGAATTGTTGTTGTTGAAGTGACAGGCATAATGCTTCAAGGCACACAAAACTATTTCACGACACAAAGCTACAATCATCAAAAAATCTTAAGTGATTTGGATCAGATTATTGAAGATACTTCTATTAAAGCAGTGGTAATCAAAGTGGATACGCCAGGTGGTGGTGTCTATGAAAGTGCAGAATTAAGAGATAAAATTAAAGAAATGAAAGAATTAAGAGATATACCAATTTATGTGGTGATGGAAAGTATGGCAACGAGTGGAGGTTATTATATCTCGGCGGATGCTGATAAAATATTTGCTTCAAAAGAAACCATAACAGGATCTATCGGTGTTATCATGTCCGGACTTAATGTATCCGGACTTATGGAAAAGTATGGTGTTGAAGATATGACTATTAAAAGTGGTGACTTAAAGGATGTTGGATCTGCAACACGTCCGACTACTGAAGAAGATCTTAGTGTACTCCAAGATCTTGTAGATAGTATGTACGAACGGTTTGTTGATGTTGTAGCAGATGGTAGGAACATGGATAGAGCGCTTGTCTATGAAATAGCTGATGGACGTATATATGATGGTGAGCAAGCACTAGATGTGGGCCTTATAGATGCAATTGGCTATTATAATCAAGCGATGTTAGATTTAGAAAGTGCTTATGAACTTGAAAATGCTCAAATTTTCTCGTATTCAAGTTCGGAATTTCCATTCCTTAATGATTTCATGACCGAAATCACGATGATGATCAGAGGTGAAAACCTAGGTTCATTGGGAGACATAAACATATCGGGGATAAACAGTAAACAAGGTTTTATGTATATTTATGGAGGATACTAG
- a CDS encoding TrkA C-terminal domain-containing protein, with amino-acid sequence MSLNLAFFTLLVLLSIYFIIIEIYTIFFMLTGLSHTRSIFQVISLLTNSGFTTSESEIIVSSRRRRRLAIIIMITGNIFNVIVVSVLVNMIITLYRDPFFNFSQALIGLGLFILFAILYKRLPFIRAHFDKLIKQIANKWMYSKKSNPLLVLDNFSGYCIVEVKIIEMPKVLQDKTIFESRLSNDFGIRVLFIKRGDHYIGDIDDSQVVLLMDRIIIFGPLHNINKIFNPKYNKDGSKNKHHHTS; translated from the coding sequence ATGTCACTCAATCTTGCCTTTTTCACACTTTTAGTACTATTATCCATATATTTTATTATTATTGAAATATACACTATTTTTTTTATGCTCACCGGCCTCTCCCATACTAGATCTATATTTCAAGTCATATCTCTTCTGACCAACTCCGGTTTTACAACTTCCGAAAGTGAGATTATTGTCAGTTCAAGACGTAGGCGCCGTTTAGCTATTATAATTATGATTACAGGGAATATATTTAATGTTATTGTTGTATCCGTCTTAGTTAATATGATCATCACCTTATACCGTGATCCTTTTTTTAATTTTTCTCAAGCTTTAATTGGTCTAGGTTTATTTATTTTGTTTGCCATCCTATACAAGCGCTTACCATTTATTCGTGCACACTTTGATAAATTAATTAAGCAAATTGCAAATAAATGGATGTACTCAAAAAAATCCAACCCCCTATTGGTGTTGGATAATTTTAGTGGCTATTGCATTGTCGAAGTCAAAATTATTGAAATGCCTAAAGTATTACAGGATAAAACCATATTTGAGTCTCGACTCAGTAATGATTTTGGCATAAGAGTCTTGTTCATTAAACGTGGTGACCATTATATCGGTGATATCGATGATAGCCAAGTCGTACTGCTTATGGATAGAATTATTATTTTCGGTCCCTTACACAATATCAATAAGATTTTTAATCCAAAATATAATAAAGATGGTAGTAAAAATAAGCATCATCACACATCCTAG
- a CDS encoding MarR family transcriptional regulator — MENHMDAWVRQSRENIQHLFQHYKNLDIDMPLHSPLEKKLNPTDMDVLNLFELETSIAIKKVIMYLDVPNSTITSTVNRLEAKGLITRSIHPQDKRTYNLQLTENGQEIINLRKARKEQFLEILFQVLDDEEKQTLFQLLSKMTEEVLKNQTGLARRFNMNKLEQEYHSFGSWLVEIKNEEDIPLQFIDLKQTILDAEYSFKVPRKIERRKAHPGMRLYDAVVSLLEDRIVLQQIQNKAVEVHEIPFHEISYLVHSNELLDSQIIIVTKKQEYVIGYNSVSFDISNDFISRVRDRILTPVAVLDLDAFDEVKSIDSELYKNLISNETSDSPVKIIEYQPFIELSKTNPSTAEKLFNALNKYELQDTVFLANTKELIIVNRKDAVKKVEKADYGYCRTYMDLTKIKSIRIKDAPEMSHLQILLINMDDIEVPFEVGDTFTMDALNQLLAMRKMT; from the coding sequence TTGGAAAATCATATGGATGCGTGGGTGAGACAGTCTAGAGAAAACATCCAGCATTTGTTTCAGCATTATAAAAATTTAGACATTGATATGCCTTTGCATAGTCCTCTAGAAAAAAAGTTGAATCCCACAGACATGGATGTATTGAATTTATTTGAACTTGAGACTTCTATTGCTATAAAAAAAGTGATTATGTATTTGGATGTACCCAATAGTACGATTACAAGTACTGTTAATCGTTTGGAAGCCAAAGGTCTTATAACAAGATCCATTCATCCTCAGGACAAAAGAACTTACAACCTTCAACTTACTGAAAATGGCCAAGAAATCATCAATTTAAGAAAAGCTAGGAAAGAACAGTTTCTAGAAATTCTGTTTCAAGTACTTGATGATGAAGAAAAACAGACATTATTTCAACTTCTAAGTAAAATGACAGAAGAGGTTCTTAAAAATCAAACCGGTTTAGCAAGGAGGTTCAATATGAACAAACTCGAACAAGAATATCATAGTTTTGGATCATGGCTAGTAGAAATTAAGAATGAAGAGGATATACCCCTACAATTCATTGACCTTAAGCAGACGATATTGGATGCAGAATATAGCTTTAAAGTACCAAGAAAGATTGAAAGACGAAAGGCACATCCAGGCATGCGTTTATATGATGCAGTTGTATCTCTATTAGAAGATAGAATTGTTCTACAACAAATCCAGAATAAAGCAGTAGAGGTTCATGAAATTCCATTTCATGAAATTTCCTATTTGGTACATAGTAATGAACTCTTAGACAGTCAAATCATCATCGTAACAAAAAAACAAGAATATGTTATTGGCTACAATTCAGTTTCTTTTGACATCAGTAATGATTTTATAAGTAGAGTTCGTGATAGGATCTTAACACCTGTAGCGGTTCTTGATTTGGATGCATTTGACGAAGTTAAGTCCATTGATTCTGAACTGTACAAGAATCTTATTAGCAATGAAACATCGGACAGTCCGGTAAAAATCATTGAATATCAACCCTTTATTGAATTATCAAAAACCAACCCATCAACTGCTGAGAAACTCTTTAATGCTCTAAATAAATATGAGCTTCAAGATACAGTATTTTTAGCGAATACAAAAGAGTTAATTATTGTAAATCGAAAAGATGCTGTCAAAAAAGTAGAAAAAGCAGACTATGGTTATTGTCGAACCTATATGGATTTGACAAAAATAAAGAGTATTAGGATTAAAGATGCACCTGAGATGTCACATCTGCAAATATTGTTGATTAATATGGACGATATTGAAGTGCCTTTTGAAGTGGGTGACACATTTACAATGGATGCTCTTAACCAGCTCTTAGCCATGAGAAAAATGACTTAA
- a CDS encoding DUF1292 domain-containing protein, translating into MSEDNMKDLSNENCGDGCGCGHDHEDHHHDTITLTMENNEQVECAVLGIFEVENQEYVALLPEDSEDVFIYIYKEDEDGEIELENIESQEDFDKISAAFLEIMEEEEEA; encoded by the coding sequence ATGAGCGAAGATAACATGAAAGATCTTAGTAATGAAAATTGTGGAGATGGATGTGGATGTGGACATGATCACGAAGATCACCATCATGACACCATCACATTAACCATGGAAAATAACGAACAGGTAGAATGTGCCGTGCTCGGAATTTTCGAAGTTGAAAACCAAGAATATGTAGCACTACTTCCAGAAGACAGTGAAGATGTCTTCATATATATTTACAAAGAAGATGAAGATGGCGAAATCGAACTTGAAAACATAGAGTCACAAGAAGATTTTGATAAAATTTCAGCAGCTTTCCTTGAAATCATGGAAGAAGAAGAAGAAGCATAA
- a CDS encoding RDD family protein: protein MKEFNKYPNIIYAGFWMRFFAYLLDLILVGSIQRMMLFFLGEGLLKTTLSVILFLAYFILMTKLNQGQTLGKMVFGLRVICFNEEELSWATVLVRELFGRYLQKIIWPMYLLVAFTPYKQHVIDMLADTSVVTENYLCLLLEKEVV from the coding sequence ATGAAGGAATTCAACAAATACCCTAATATTATTTATGCAGGGTTTTGGATGCGATTTTTTGCGTATCTTCTGGACTTAATCCTTGTCGGTAGCATACAACGAATGATGCTTTTCTTTCTAGGAGAAGGATTACTAAAAACAACGCTGTCCGTAATATTATTTTTAGCCTATTTTATTTTAATGACGAAATTGAATCAAGGACAGACTTTAGGAAAAATGGTATTTGGTCTACGTGTTATTTGCTTCAATGAGGAAGAATTATCTTGGGCGACGGTTTTAGTCAGAGAGTTATTTGGTCGCTATTTACAGAAAATTATTTGGCCAATGTATCTTCTTGTAGCATTTACACCTTATAAACAGCACGTAATTGACATGTTAGCAGACACATCTGTGGTGACTGAAAACTATCTATGTCTGTTACTTGAGAAGGAGGTCGTGTGA
- a CDS encoding J domain-containing protein gives MEATLKINIKEAALGVEKTFGFQGRSQQIAVKIPRGIEPGEKIRLKGKGEESLSGGEPGDLILIIEIEPFLNMTLHGLDIHTKLDIYPWDAYLGCKKTIKAFEGDLIVTIPPLIQTGKKIRLLNKGYKNRKGKQGHIFVEINIMNPSHMDQTIKEHYEALYDYYNSK, from the coding sequence ATAGAAGCAACTCTAAAAATCAATATTAAAGAAGCGGCCTTAGGTGTAGAAAAAACCTTTGGATTCCAAGGTAGAAGTCAACAAATTGCAGTGAAAATACCGAGAGGTATAGAACCGGGTGAAAAAATTAGATTAAAAGGTAAAGGTGAAGAAAGTCTAAGTGGTGGTGAACCGGGAGACCTGATTCTAATTATTGAAATCGAACCTTTCTTAAATATGACCCTTCATGGTCTTGATATTCATACAAAATTGGATATATATCCTTGGGATGCCTACCTAGGTTGTAAGAAAACCATCAAAGCTTTCGAAGGTGATCTTATTGTAACAATACCACCATTAATACAAACCGGTAAGAAGATTAGACTACTAAATAAAGGATACAAAAATAGAAAAGGTAAACAAGGCCATATTTTTGTGGAAATCAATATTATGAATCCAAGCCATATGGATCAAACTATAAAAGAACACTATGAAGCCCTGTATGACTATTATAATAGTAAGTAA
- a CDS encoding DnaJ domain-containing protein, whose amino-acid sequence MKYKDYYDTLGVSKTATKAEIRKAYRKLAKEYHPDSSQNQGKTDERFKDISEAYDVLGDEKKREKYDRLGQDFNQHNYEDFDPGQYGYEKRTYSNVGGDYSDFFKMFFGDDIFSGFSGRSGYRGNMTQKGTT is encoded by the coding sequence ATGAAATACAAAGACTATTATGATACTTTAGGCGTCAGTAAAACAGCCACTAAAGCAGAAATAAGAAAAGCCTATCGTAAACTTGCAAAAGAATATCACCCGGATAGCAGTCAAAATCAAGGTAAAACCGATGAAAGATTCAAGGACATCTCAGAAGCTTATGATGTGCTAGGGGATGAGAAAAAGCGCGAGAAATATGACCGGTTGGGTCAAGATTTTAATCAACATAACTATGAAGATTTTGATCCGGGACAATATGGTTATGAAAAAAGAACGTATAGCAATGTTGGCGGCGATTACAGTGACTTCTTTAAAATGTTTTTTGGTGATGATATTTTTTCAGGCTTTAGTGGTCGATCCGGCTATAGAGGAAACATGACACAAAAGGGAACAACATAG
- a CDS encoding (S)-benzoin forming benzil reductase, with amino-acid sequence MNYYIITGTSKGLGEALALELLNKGHHVIGISRTISDKIEDRVLLKDCNWTHIPWDISNMDGLASLMEEVFGSIDFEQALSICLINNAGVVTPVKIIEKCDEQEITEAFTINTLAPIFMTAKFIERLKTMKMDKRVVNISSGAGKHPYDGWSCYCSTKAAMDMFTRCVALEQKKTAFPVRMMALAPGIIDTHMQGVIRTSNREDFSLVEKFVDYKRTGSLQSPTEAAKKILEVMEIEAMSQGELLDIRDYM; translated from the coding sequence ATGAATTATTATATAATTACAGGAACATCCAAAGGTTTAGGTGAAGCCCTAGCTTTAGAATTACTTAATAAAGGGCACCATGTCATTGGGATATCCAGAACCATAAGTGATAAGATTGAAGATAGGGTGCTTCTTAAGGATTGTAACTGGACCCATATTCCGTGGGACATAAGTAATATGGATGGACTGGCGTCGCTCATGGAGGAAGTTTTTGGATCTATTGATTTTGAGCAGGCATTATCGATTTGTCTCATTAATAATGCCGGTGTGGTCACACCGGTCAAAATTATAGAAAAGTGCGATGAACAGGAAATTACGGAGGCTTTTACCATAAATACCTTAGCACCTATATTTATGACTGCAAAATTCATAGAAAGACTAAAAACAATGAAAATGGATAAACGTGTTGTAAATATATCCTCAGGAGCAGGGAAGCATCCTTATGATGGTTGGAGCTGTTATTGTAGTACGAAAGCTGCAATGGATATGTTTACAAGATGTGTTGCTTTGGAACAGAAGAAAACCGCATTCCCGGTGAGAATGATGGCATTGGCTCCAGGCATTATTGATACCCACATGCAAGGCGTGATACGTACTTCAAATAGGGAAGACTTTAGTCTAGTAGAAAAGTTTGTTGATTATAAGAGAACCGGTTCCCTTCAATCACCAACTGAAGCTGCAAAGAAAATTCTAGAAGTCATGGAAATAGAAGCCATGTCACAAGGGGAACTTCTGGATATAAGAGACTATATGTAA
- a CDS encoding S66 family peptidase, with protein MKKTKVKVKRLKKGSNIAVISPSNGLASVFPHIYEMGLKNLSEVFGFNMVEYPTSRMLSKDLYTNPKLRAEDIQRAFQDESIDGIICTIGGYESVRILEYLDMDIIMNHPKFIMGFSDATTFLSYFNKWGLVTFYGPSVMAGLAQMKNMDQSYEKHLKDMLLKNNKSYVYKPYKQYTNGYKDWSDPELVGQCEAFYDNENGFEFYLDDEPSEGELWGGCIEVLEFIKGTKYWPEPDFWYNKVLFFETSEEKPSPMAVGYMLRNYGIQGILNSIKGLLIARPKDYTEEEKEDLKKIVMDIMTLEFNVKDIPVVFNMDFGHTDPKLILPLGCVVRIKPKENCIELVESPYTNKNK; from the coding sequence ATGAAAAAAACGAAAGTGAAAGTCAAAAGACTGAAAAAAGGATCAAACATTGCCGTAATATCGCCATCAAATGGACTAGCAAGTGTATTTCCACATATTTATGAAATGGGACTTAAAAATCTATCAGAAGTCTTTGGTTTCAATATGGTTGAATATCCTACATCCAGAATGCTAAGCAAGGATCTGTACACCAATCCAAAACTTAGAGCAGAGGATATTCAACGTGCTTTTCAAGATGAGAGCATTGATGGAATTATATGTACTATTGGCGGTTATGAGTCTGTGAGAATTCTTGAATATCTGGATATGGATATTATTATGAATCATCCCAAATTCATCATGGGATTCTCAGATGCCACCACTTTTTTAAGCTACTTTAACAAATGGGGTTTGGTAACCTTTTATGGTCCCTCTGTTATGGCGGGGTTGGCACAAATGAAAAATATGGATCAATCCTATGAAAAACACCTGAAGGATATGCTTTTAAAAAACAATAAGTCTTATGTTTATAAACCATATAAGCAATACACCAATGGCTATAAAGATTGGTCGGATCCAGAGTTAGTCGGCCAATGTGAAGCTTTTTATGATAATGAAAATGGGTTTGAGTTTTATCTGGATGATGAACCGTCAGAAGGAGAATTGTGGGGCGGATGTATTGAAGTCCTTGAATTTATTAAGGGAACTAAATATTGGCCTGAACCGGATTTTTGGTATAATAAGGTCTTATTTTTTGAAACTTCTGAAGAAAAGCCTAGTCCGATGGCAGTAGGCTATATGTTACGTAATTATGGTATTCAAGGTATTTTAAATAGTATAAAAGGACTTTTGATTGCCAGACCTAAGGATTATACAGAAGAAGAGAAAGAAGACCTAAAAAAAATAGTCATGGATATTATGACATTGGAATTTAATGTGAAAGATATCCCCGTAGTATTTAATATGGATTTTGGCCATACAGATCCTAAGCTGATTCTGCCTCTTGGATGTGTTGTTCGTATTAAGCCTAAAGAAAATTGTATTGAACTCGTAGAAAGTCCGTATACCAATAAAAATAAATGA
- a CDS encoding ASCH domain-containing protein: MIDPSVEEMWQHYLDSIGDADNFSKKTYTSWFFCNDEDSASALAELVKKGIKRGTASLFCLYEIEQEALPTEGCYSIVTDFHGRAQCIIQTKKITVLPFNEVDDTLATIEGEGDGSLKYWQTTHRHFFTEELATFDMAFTEELLVVFEEFELVYQ, translated from the coding sequence ATGATAGACCCATCTGTTGAAGAAATGTGGCAGCATTATTTAGATTCAATCGGTGATGCTGACAATTTTAGCAAAAAAACCTATACTTCCTGGTTTTTCTGTAACGATGAAGATAGTGCCAGTGCCTTAGCAGAGCTGGTCAAGAAAGGCATAAAAAGAGGTACAGCATCTTTGTTCTGTCTCTATGAGATTGAACAGGAAGCACTACCGACAGAAGGTTGTTATAGTATCGTTACGGATTTTCATGGTAGAGCACAATGTATCATCCAAACCAAAAAAATTACAGTATTGCCATTTAACGAAGTGGATGATACATTGGCAACTATTGAAGGAGAAGGAGATGGGTCCTTAAAGTATTGGCAGACCACGCACCGTCATTTTTTTACTGAAGAACTGGCCACTTTTGATATGGCTTTTACGGAGGAACTATTGGTGGTGTTTGAAGAATTTGAGTTGGTATATCAGTAA
- a CDS encoding HD domain-containing phosphohydrolase produces the protein MRRLLFLLVIGISVLTTSQVFGSESKYLIEDFFHHHGSVMLIIEVDSGKIVGANDAAVDFYGYTYEELLNMHIQNINNLSPQKVQEEREAAALQERNYFLFEHRLKDGRIKYVEVYSYPYRGDDDEELLYSIIHDVTPRVLSEQEAVRSRWIIMGLLSVGIALLILGFYKNNQSKKKLMISNRDMKNLFDNMNEGFALHEIIIDETGEPYDYRFLNVNQSFERITGLTNEVTKGKTVKELLPKTEDYWIKKYGEVALTGMPTRFTNHSRELDKYFYVSVYAPKKGQFVTIFSDVTMERKLELDLVKEKSLLKTTLYSIGDGVISLDANKRVELMNAVAEDLTGWTLEEAKGLTFEKIFNIIHAETKEKVENPVTRVYQTGETVELGDQTLLIKKNGDTLPIEDNVSPIKDSQGKIVGAVIIFRDFTDKKIRHDEILFLSYHDQLTGLYNRRYFEEELSRLDTSRNLPFTIAMVDVNGLKLTNDAFGHLVGDELLKRVAKNLKNVCRADDIVARIGGDEFVILLPKTDYSETDRIVKRIHEAISNEKLEQIVISISVGWETKTKEDQLISNIFIKAEEYMYRKKLTESQSMRNETIKVILNTLNEKNERERIHSERVSQISKKIGEAMNFDYDSIKEIETAGLMHDIGKISIEDHLLNKPERLTDNEYMEIKKHPESSYQILKSVDAYSSLAEQVLSHHERWDGKGYPMGLKGEAIPIVSRIIAVADAYEAMTSDRAYRLAIGHEASIEELKKYAGTQFDADIVRIFIEDVVPNMDLQ, from the coding sequence TTGAGAAGACTATTATTTCTACTGGTTATAGGCATCTCTGTTCTAACAACAAGTCAAGTTTTTGGGAGTGAATCAAAATATTTAATAGAAGATTTTTTTCATCATCATGGTTCAGTGATGCTCATTATTGAGGTGGATTCAGGTAAGATTGTAGGTGCCAATGATGCAGCGGTAGATTTTTACGGGTATACCTATGAGGAACTGCTAAATATGCATATTCAGAACATTAATAATTTGTCACCACAAAAGGTTCAAGAAGAAAGGGAGGCAGCTGCTTTACAGGAAAGGAATTATTTTCTTTTTGAACATAGGCTTAAAGATGGTAGGATTAAATATGTGGAAGTGTATTCATACCCTTATAGGGGTGACGATGATGAAGAACTCTTATATTCTATTATTCATGATGTAACCCCAAGGGTTTTATCGGAACAAGAAGCCGTAAGAAGCAGATGGATTATTATGGGATTGCTAAGCGTGGGAATTGCCTTGTTGATCCTTGGTTTTTATAAGAATAATCAATCCAAGAAAAAACTTATGATTTCAAATCGAGACATGAAAAATCTTTTTGATAATATGAATGAAGGATTTGCGCTTCATGAGATTATTATTGATGAGACAGGTGAACCTTATGATTATAGATTTTTAAATGTGAACCAGTCTTTTGAACGTATTACCGGATTGACAAATGAAGTAACAAAAGGAAAAACAGTTAAAGAACTTTTGCCAAAAACGGAAGACTATTGGATAAAGAAATATGGTGAAGTTGCTCTAACAGGCATGCCGACAAGATTTACCAATCATTCAAGAGAACTTGATAAATATTTCTATGTCAGTGTTTATGCACCCAAAAAAGGTCAATTTGTTACTATATTTAGTGATGTAACCATGGAAAGAAAATTAGAACTTGATTTGGTCAAGGAAAAAAGTCTGTTAAAAACAACCTTATATTCTATTGGAGATGGTGTGATTTCACTCGATGCTAATAAGAGGGTTGAGCTTATGAATGCGGTTGCAGAAGACCTTACGGGATGGACACTTGAGGAAGCAAAAGGCTTAACATTTGAAAAGATTTTTAACATTATTCATGCTGAAACAAAAGAAAAAGTTGAAAACCCTGTAACACGCGTCTATCAAACCGGTGAAACTGTTGAACTGGGTGACCAAACCTTGTTAATCAAAAAGAATGGTGATACTTTACCTATAGAAGATAATGTATCACCAATTAAAGATTCACAAGGCAAGATTGTTGGCGCGGTCATTATTTTCAGAGACTTTACAGACAAAAAGATTCGACATGACGAAATCCTTTTTTTAAGTTATCACGATCAGTTAACTGGCCTCTATAATAGGCGCTATTTTGAAGAAGAACTTAGTCGCTTAGATACTTCTAGAAATCTGCCTTTTACGATTGCTATGGTGGATGTAAACGGATTAAAACTAACCAATGATGCTTTTGGTCATCTTGTTGGTGATGAACTATTAAAGAGGGTGGCCAAAAACTTGAAAAATGTTTGTCGTGCAGATGACATTGTTGCTCGTATTGGTGGTGATGAATTTGTTATATTATTGCCCAAAACGGATTATAGTGAAACAGATCGGATTGTTAAACGAATACATGAAGCCATATCTAATGAAAAGTTAGAACAAATTGTTATCTCTATATCAGTAGGTTGGGAAACCAAAACTAAAGAGGATCAACTGATCTCTAATATTTTCATCAAAGCCGAAGAGTACATGTACCGTAAAAAACTAACAGAAAGCCAAAGTATGCGTAATGAAACCATTAAGGTTATCTTAAATACCTTAAATGAGAAGAATGAACGAGAGAGAATTCACTCTGAACGTGTCAGTCAGATTAGTAAAAAAATTGGAGAAGCTATGAATTTTGATTATGATTCTATTAAAGAGATTGAGACGGCTGGACTCATGCATGATATTGGGAAAATATCCATTGAGGATCATCTCTTAAATAAACCGGAAAGACTTACGGATAATGAATATATGGAAATAAAAAAGCACCCGGAAAGCAGTTATCAGATTCTAAAATCTGTTGACGCCTACTCATCTTTAGCAGAGCAGGTTTTATCCCACCACGAACGATGGGATGGTAAAGGCTATCCTATGGGACTCAAAGGTGAAGCAATTCCTATTGTATCTAGAATAATTGCAGTAGCAGATGCTTATGAAGCGATGACATCTGACCGAGCTTATAGATTAGCCATCGGACATGAAGCGAGTATTGAAGAATTAAAAAAATATGCAGGTACCCAGTTTGACGCTGATATTGTCCGTATTTTCATTGAAGATGTTGTGCCGAATATGGATCTCCAATGA
- a CDS encoding YehS family protein, translated as MDNNDILIRVRYALDIKNTDMVDIFKLGGLEFTKEEVMKLLTRSKDSYYDEAESHDETSLNTEEEHIKCNHKTLEAFFNGLIIFKRGRQEKSDQGQKPVLAMKDSGSVNNVMLKKLKIALSLSSDDVMEIFELADETIGKAELGALFRKEGHKHYRECGDKYARRFLKGLSLKYRDDLQQ; from the coding sequence ATGGACAATAATGATATCTTAATACGGGTGCGCTATGCCCTGGACATAAAGAATACGGACATGGTGGACATATTTAAATTAGGTGGCTTAGAGTTTACAAAAGAAGAAGTTATGAAGTTGTTAACACGCTCTAAGGACAGCTACTATGATGAAGCAGAGAGTCATGATGAAACGTCTCTTAATACAGAAGAAGAGCATATTAAATGCAACCACAAAACTTTAGAAGCATTTTTTAACGGCTTAATTATATTTAAAAGAGGACGACAAGAAAAATCAGATCAAGGACAAAAACCGGTTTTGGCCATGAAGGATTCAGGAAGTGTTAATAATGTTATGTTAAAGAAGTTGAAAATCGCCTTATCTCTATCTAGTGACGATGTTATGGAGATTTTTGAATTGGCAGATGAGACCATCGGAAAAGCTGAATTAGGAGCTTTGTTTAGAAAAGAAGGTCATAAACATTATCGTGAGTGTGGTGATAAATACGCCAGAAGGTTTCTAAAAGGTCTGTCATTAAAATATAGGGATGACCTACAACAATAA